GCGGGCGGCGGCGGCGCCGGCCAGGAAGTTGCCGGCCAGCCCGGCGGCGCCGTACCCGAGCAGCAGCACGCCGACGAGGCCGTCCCCGACGCCGTAGCGCTCCTGGAGGACCGGCCGGATGAAGGTGTACGCGAGGAAGTGCCCGGTGACGAGGAGCACCGTCAGGACCAGGCCCGCCCGCACCGCCGGGCTCTCCCGCGGCAGCCGGGCGAGGTCGGCGGGGCGCAGCCCCCGTTCGGCGGGCAGCCGCGGGAGCAGCAGCACCAGGGCGGCGAGCACCGCCAGCGCGAGCGCGCCGAGGACGGCGAAGGCGACGCGCCAGCCGCCGAGTTCGCCGGTGAGGGTGCCGGCCGGGACGCCGAGCACGGAGGCGGCCGAGACGCCGCCGAAGATGACGGCGGTGGCCCGGGGCACCTCGCGCTCCGGCACGAGCCGCAGCGCGAGCCCGCCGGCGAACGCCCAGAAGCCCCCGATGCTCACCCCCAGCAGCACGCGGGCACCGAGCACGACGGCGAAGTGCCCGGCGAGCGCGGAGGCCGCGTGCGCGGCGACCACCAGGGCCATCAGCCCGGCCAGCACCAGCCGCCGGTCGGCCCGCCCGGCGGCCACCGCGAGCAGCGGCGCGGAGACGGCGGCGACGAGGCCGGGGACGGTGACCATGAGTCCCGCGGTGCCGGCGGAGACGCCCAGGTCCCGGCCGACGGGGGTGAGCAGGCCGACGGGCAGCAGCTCGGCGGTCATCACGGTGAAGATCCCGAGCGTGACCGCGGCGACGGCGAGCCGGCCACGAACGGCGGAGCGCGCGGGCGCCGGCGGCTCCGCGGGGGCCCCGGCCGCGGTGTGCTTTTCCTGGATATTCGACATCCAGAATCACTCCCTGCTCCGGCACCGGCCGGTCCGTACCGGAAAGGTCCGTCAGCCGTTCGCGAGCCAGCGCCGCAGCCGCTCGGGCGCGGCGGGCGCCTGCGCCTCCGCCTGCTCCCGCACGTCGTCCAGCGTCTGCCCGGCCAGCTCCCGGCGCCACGCCAGCTCGGCGCGCGCCATCGCGTGCGCGAAGGCGCACGGCGGCCGGTAACTCGCGGGCGCCCCGCCGCCGGGCCCCTGCTGCCGGATCTCCGTGCAGCGGAACACCTCGTCGGGGCCCTCGACCGCGGCGACGACGTCCATCAGCGTGATCCGCGCCAGCGGCCGGGCGAGCCGGAAGCCGCCGCGCGGCCCGGAGGCGGAGACGACGATGCCGGCCCGGACGAGGGCCTGGAGCTGCTTGTTGAGATACGGGGCGGGGAGCTCGTGGTACGCCGCGAGGCGGGCCGCCGTGACGGGGCGGTCGGGGCCGGCCCACGCCAGGTTCAGGCAACTGTGCAGCGCCCACTCGACGCCCTCGCTCATCCTCATGATTCTGGATATTAAACCTCCAGAATTACCAACGCAAGCAGGAGAACTGCGGAGCCGTGGATAGGCCCAGCAGACGGTCCGACATCGCGACTAAGCGCCCAAGTCGGTTACTTTTCTGCACAACTGACTTTAGCGGCACACACTCAAATGGCGGATCAAATCCGGATACTCCGGCTACTCTTCTCCTCAAGTCGCAGCAGTTAGAGGGGAGTAGGGCGAATGGGGCCGATGAAGAAGATCCCGGGACAGCGCAGTCCGGTGGAGTGTGCGCGCGCCTTGGACCAGGCACTTGAGGCCCAGCGAGCCCGGACCGCGCTGGTCCGGGCGATCAAGAACGGGGAGGTCGACTGCGTCCAGGCGCTGGAGCGCGCGGCGCGGGACGCCCTGGCCGGGGACATGCTGGCGAAGGACTTCCTGCTGGCGCTGCCGGGGGTGGGCCCCGCGCAGACGGCGAAGCTGATGACGAAGCTGGGCCTGTCGGACACCCGCAGGCTCCGCAGCCTGGCGCCGGTGCAGCGGGAGCTGATCGGCGCGGCGGTACGGAGCTGACTCCCGCCGGGGGGTGCGGGGGGCCGTACGGGGGCATGCGGGGGCATGCGGGGGCGGCACGGACACAGGGCCGCGGGGTAGCGGCGGGTGGGCACGGGCCGGGCCTCAGGGGCTCGCCGTGGGGCCGGCGCGGTGGCGGCCCGCCGGCGCGGCCACGTCGTCCGGAACGCGCCCCTCACCGGGTCCGCCGCCCACGCCCCGGCCCGCTCGGCGAGGGCGTCGGTCAGCTCGTCGACGGTCAGCTCCGGGTCGGCGAGGCAGGTCGGCGGCGGGGAGGAGGCGGACGGTGCCGCGGGGGCCCGAAGGTCGTGACCACGGTGCGGTCCGCCCCCAGCGCGCGGCGTACGCCGGAGCGGGTGACGTCGGCGAGGCACCCGCGGCGGCACCCCGCCGCCGGCCCGCTGAGGGCCATCCGGCGCGCAGTCCCTCCTCACCCCGCCCGACCGGACGTCACCGACCACAGAAGGACTTCAGGTCAGGTTCCGTCCGTGATTCCCCCACACGGCACCCAGCCGACCGCCCTTTACCACCAGCCCCACCCCCACGCGGCCCTTTCCCGCGGAATCGGCCAGCGCCCCCGCCCGCCCCCTCACACTGGGAGCACGGCCGGCGCACGGGGCAGCGGCGCGGGCCGAGGAGGTGGTCGCCGATGGCATGTGGCTCGTGGAACTCCCGCCGATGCAAGACCAGGCGCTACTGGCGCACGCCGGCGCCGAGGCGCTGCGCCACGCGGCCCGGACCGCCCGTACCCAACCGGCACTGCGCCGCACGCGCCCCCCGCCGGACCACCTGCGGCTGATCCCGCGCCCGCGTACCCGGTCAACGCGGCGGAGAGCCCCGACCTCCACCGCCTCATGTTCGACGCGGGCCCCGCCCGCGGTGTCCGTCAGTCCGGGCAGTGCGTCCCGCGCGGCAGTTGGTACGGGGCCGAGATGCGGTACGTGCCGGGGCGCGGGGCGTGCAGCCGGGTCCACTCGCCGGCCTTCGTGACGCAGCCCTCCAGGTTGACGTAGAGCTGCCCGCTCTCCGACCACTCCCGGACCCCGTCGACGTCCGCCCCGTCCGAGCCGTCGCCCTCCAGCACCTGCGGCGCCTCGACGCCCTCACCGTCCTCGTCGACCAGCCCGAGCCACGGCGAGAACGGCACCCGCACCAGCACCGGACCCGCGTACTTCACGTCGATGACCAGCTCGCCCTCGTCCGCCCGCCGCACCTCCGCGGGCGCCTCGACCAGCGGCGTGGGGTCGTTGACCCGGAAGAGCCGCCAGTTCGCGTCCGCCCAGATCTCCGTCAGGTACGGCTGGCCCTCGGCGACGATCTTCGCCTCCTCGTGCGCCCCGGTGTCCGGCCGGTCCTCCACCGGCAGCACCACATACCGCACCGCCCAGGTCTTCAGCCAGGCGTGGTACGTCTTCGGGGTCAGGCTGCCGTCGTAGAAGATCTCGTGCCGGTCCAGGTCCGCCTGCCGGTTCCAGCCGCGCGCCAGGCTCACGTACGGCTGCAGCGCGGACGCCTCGCGGTGGCTGCGTACGGGCACGACCTCGACCCGTCCCGCCTCCGCGTCCACCTGCTGCAACTGGTCCACCAGCGGCGCCAGCTCGCGCGTCCAGGCCGCGGTCGGGCTGGTGAGCACGAGGTCGACCACGGGCTTGACGATCACCCACACGGTGATGGCCGCGAACGCCAGATACGCCGCCCGCACCGAACGCATCAGCCGCGGCGCCGCCTGCCGGGTCCCCGTCTGCGCGATGACCAGCAGCACCGTGCCGCCGAAGATCAGCGCGAGCCGCTCGATGTTGCTGCCGACGGGCGAGGGGATGACCCACGCGCCGAGCGTGCCGAGGAAGTAGATCGCCGCGACGATCCGGACCGTACGCCACGACTCCGGCGCCATCAGCCAGATCAGCGCGGCGGTGATCATCGGCGCCACCGCGGAGATCCACGGCATCGGCATGTTCCCCTGGAACGGGAAGAGCCAGCTCGACAGCGCGACGACCACCGGCGGCGCCGCCCCGAGCAGATACGCCTCGGTGCGCCGCTTCTGCAGGAACAGCCCGGTGGCGACCACCCCGGCGAAGAGCCCGGCCACCGGGCTCGCGGCCGTCGCCAGCATGCTGGTCAGCACGATCGCGGTCCCGCGCCAGCCGCCCACGGGCCGCCGGCCCTTGCCGGCCTCCTCGCCTTCTTCGTCCTCGTCGTCGCGGTCGTCGCGGAAGACCAGCGCGATCGCGACCAGCGCGAAGAGCAGCCCCAGCGCGAAGGTCACGCGGCCTGAGGCCGCGTTCCCCACGAGCGCCACGGCGCCGAAGAGCGACGGCACCAGCGGGCGCGGCACGTACCGGCAGCGGGCGAGGATCAGCGCGAGCACGCCCGCGGAGAGCGTCCCGGCGAGCACCATGGTCGTCCGCACGCCGAGCACGGCCATCAGGTAGGGCGAGACGACGCTGTACGAGACCGGGTGCATGCCCCCGTACCAGGCGAAGTTGTACGCCGTGGAGGGATGCCGGCCGGCGAACTCGGCCCAGGCGTCCTGCGCCGCCAGGTCGCCGCCCTCGTTGGCGAGGAGCAGCAGCCACAGGAGGTGCAGGATGCCGGCGGCGACGAGGGTGGTGAGCACGGGGCGCTGGGCGAGCCAGCGGAGATGGGGGCGGAAGCGCTCGGGCGGGGTGAAGCGCAGCCGGGCGGCGGAGGGGGCGCGGGAGGCGGCGGCTTCCGTACGGAGGGTGCCGCCCTCGGAGCCGCCGCCGTGTTTCACGTCCGTACGGGCAGCACCGCCACCCGCCCCGGCGGCACCGGACGGGGCCGCGTCGCCCCCGCCCGCGGCCGTACCGCCGCCGCTCTCGTCCGCCGTGCTCTGCCCCGCGGGATCCGCCGGATCGCCGGAGCCGGCGGACGCAGGCGCGGGCCGGCCCCCGTCGGCTCCTGCGGCGGCTCCATCTGCTGATCGGCCGCCGGACGCGGCTTCGCGGTCCGGCTGCACGGTGGTCACTGCGACGACTCCCCGTTTTCCCTTGACGTCCCCGGGGGCGGTGCCAGCGACGCTAGCACGGGCGTACGACGCCCCCGGGGCGCTAACCGAGCCTGCTGAGCTTCGCCCCAAAGCCAGGCTCCGCCAAGTCCTCCGCCAGCGCCACCGGCACCCGCACTTCTCCCTGGCCGGAGCCCATCGTCAGCACCCCGACCCGGTCACCCTTCGCACCCTCGTGCGGCACCTCTCCGGTGCGGTCGGGGCCGAGTTCCAGGCCCACCTTCAGGCCGCCCCAGCCGGGCGCCACGACGTCCTCGGTCGCCACCACCGGGGTCGTACCGCCGAGGCCGTCGTCGACCTCGCCGACGACGTCGCCCTTCTTCACGACGGTCATGTCCGTGAGCGCCTTCTCGCCCGCCGCCATCAACTGACGGCCGAACTCCATGGCGGTCGGAAGCTGCGGCACCGCGTACTGCCCGAGGACCGCGCCGATGATCAGCTGCTCCTCGCCCGCGACCTTCTTCTCGGTCGCGAAGAGGAAGTTGCCGCCGGCCTTGGTGGTCGAGCCGACCTTGATGCCGATGCCGTGCAGCGGAACCATCTTGTTGCTGTTGTCGTGGTCGTCGCCGCGGCTGTCGGTGTAGACGGGCATCGCGACGATCTGCTTGAACAGCGGGTCCTTCATCGCCGCCTTGCCGATGATCACCTGGTCCTCGGCGGTGGAGACGGTGGATTCCTTCAGGCCGCTGGGGTCGCTGTACGTGGTGCCGTCCATGCCCAGCTCTTCGGCGGTCCTGTTCATCTCGTCCACGAACGCCTGCATGTCGCCGTCCGAGTGCCAGCGGGCGAGCAGCCGGGCGACGTTGTTGGCGGAGGCGATGAGCAGGGCCTGGAGGGCTTCCTTCTGGCTGAGCCTGGAGTCCGGGTCCAGCTCGACGGTCGTCTCGCCTTCGGAGCTGAGGGCGGCCTCCTCGACGGCGGTGTCGTCGACGGGGATGCTCGCGCCGTCGCCGCCGGGCTTCATCGGGTGGTCGCGCAGGATGATGTAGGCGGTCATGACCTTGGCGACGCTGCCGATCGGCACGGACTTCTGCTTCCCGTACGAACCGAGGCTGCCGAGCCCCGCCACGTCTATCGACGCCTGCCCCTCGCTGGGCCACGGCATCTCGGGGGTGCCGCCCTCGAAGGAGTAGCTGGAGGCGGCGGTGAGGGTGAGCGCGGGGGCGGGCAGCGGGCGGAGCATCTGGACCACGCCGAGGACGATCGCGAGC
The Streptomyces sp. CNQ-509 DNA segment above includes these coding regions:
- the mihF gene encoding integration host factor, actinobacterial type — encoded protein: MKKIPGQRSPVECARALDQALEAQRARTALVRAIKNGEVDCVQALERAARDALAGDMLAKDFLLALPGVGPAQTAKLMTKLGLSDTRRLRSLAPVQRELIGAAVRS
- a CDS encoding Rrf2 family transcriptional regulator, coding for MSEGVEWALHSCLNLAWAGPDRPVTAARLAAYHELPAPYLNKQLQALVRAGIVVSASGPRGGFRLARPLARITLMDVVAAVEGPDEVFRCTEIRQQGPGGGAPASYRPPCAFAHAMARAELAWRRELAGQTLDDVREQAEAQAPAAPERLRRWLANG
- a CDS encoding D-alanyl-D-alanine carboxypeptidase, with amino-acid sequence MEGDLAPGRAREAAGAGSGAPEDSADSGPGSGSGLSDDAPDSGSGLGSGSGSGTGSSEGSPARPRAKDSATASFRLVAEADAAKVSGDDRLRAAVAAWVTKTGDDEPADAVAGDVEDVSVADEPADAVPDAGGDGHPADTPPVGELAGPPGSTFVPLKTDADLPPKPATAPPPPAAPPAVPTAPPAVPTAPTAPPAPAAAPDSAPPKPPAGPDSPPGWERTQQQPLPPYEEKRPLDLLAELTNTPPPPETLTRTLVRRVKIWTPLVILLAIVLGVVQMLRPLPAPALTLTAASSYSFEGGTPEMPWPSEGQASIDVAGLGSLGSYGKQKSVPIGSVAKVMTAYIILRDHPMKPGGDGASIPVDDTAVEEAALSSEGETTVELDPDSRLSQKEALQALLIASANNVARLLARWHSDGDMQAFVDEMNRTAEELGMDGTTYSDPSGLKESTVSTAEDQVIIGKAAMKDPLFKQIVAMPVYTDSRGDDHDNSNKMVPLHGIGIKVGSTTKAGGNFLFATEKKVAGEEQLIIGAVLGQYAVPQLPTAMEFGRQLMAAGEKALTDMTVVKKGDVVGEVDDGLGGTTPVVATEDVVAPGWGGLKVGLELGPDRTGEVPHEGAKGDRVGVLTMGSGQGEVRVPVALAEDLAEPGFGAKLSRLG
- a CDS encoding MFS transporter, yielding MSNIQEKHTAAGAPAEPPAPARSAVRGRLAVAAVTLGIFTVMTAELLPVGLLTPVGRDLGVSAGTAGLMVTVPGLVAAVSAPLLAVAAGRADRRLVLAGLMALVVAAHAASALAGHFAVVLGARVLLGVSIGGFWAFAGGLALRLVPEREVPRATAVIFGGVSAASVLGVPAGTLTGELGGWRVAFAVLGALALAVLAALVLLLPRLPAERGLRPADLARLPRESPAVRAGLVLTVLLVTGHFLAYTFIRPVLQERYGVGDGLVGVLLLGYGAAGLAGNFLAGAAAARNPRRTVLTVATGLAAALVATALLPALPGPAGAAAGGGAVPAVLLLAGWGLAYGGVSVGLQSWFLAAAPRAAEAATSLYVAAFCLSIAAGAALGGVLVDAVALGAAPAAGAILTLAAVVLCTRTTRIPPAAARTAAPAETP